A segment of the Georgenia sp. M64 genome:
GGGTCTTCCTCGCCAACTCCGGCGCCGAGGCCAACGAGGCGGCCCTGAAGATGACGCGCCGGCACCGTCCGGGCGGGCGGGTCCTCGCCCTGGAGGGCGCCTTCCACGGTCGCACGATGGGCGCGCTGTCCCTCACGCACAAGGCCGCCTACCGGGAGCCGTTCGAGCCCCTGCCCGGCGGGGTGGAGTTCCTGCCCTTCGGCGACCTGGCCGCCCTGGAGCGGGCGCTCGGCGACGACGTCGCCGCGGTGTTCGTCGAGCCCGTCCAGGGCGAGGCGGGCGTGCGCCCCCTCCCGCCGGGCTACCTGCCCGCCGCGCGCGAGCTGACCACCGCCGCGGGCGCGCTGCTCGTGCTCGACGAGGTCCAGTCCGGCACGGGCCGGACCGGCACGTGGATGGCCCACCACCTTCCCCACGTGGGCGGCGGGGTCGTCCCCGACGTCGTCACCCTCGCCAAGGGCCTCGGCGGCGGCCTGCCGATCGGTGCCACCGTGGCCCTCGGCGAGCACGCCGCGGGCCTGCTCGGACCCGGTCAGCACGGCACCACCTTCGGCGGCAACCCGGTCTCCGCCGCGGCCGCCCTGACGGTCCTCGACGCGCTCGCCGACGGCCTGCTCAAGCACGTGGCCGAGGTGGGTGACCTCCTGCGCGCGAAGCTGGCGGGCCTGGGCAACCACGGCGTCGCCGAGGTGCGCGGCGAGGGCCTGCTCCTGGCCGTGGGCCTGACGGCGCCGGTGGCCGCGGCGGCGACCGAGCAGCTTCTCGAGGCCGGCTTCATCGTCAACCCCGTGCGCGAGGACGCCCTGCGCCTGGCGCCCCCGCTGATCCTCACGGCCGAGGAGGCCTCCTCTTTCATCGACGCCCTGCCCGGCGCGCTGGACGCCGCCATGGCCGGGGCGGCGTCGTGACCGGGGCGGCGTCGTGACCGGGGTGGCGTCGTGAGCGAGGTCGGCGTTGCCGCCACCAAGGCGGGGCGGCACGCCGTCATCGAACACATCCTCACCTCGGCGCCGGTGCGCTCGCAGACCGAGCTCGGCGAGGCGCTGACCGCGCGGGGCATCCGCGTGACCCAGGCAACCTTGTCCCGCGACCTCGACGAGCTGCGCGCGATCAAGGTCCGCGGACCGGACGGGCAGGCCGTCTACGCCCTCCCGGGCGAGGGGGCCGGCGGCGTCGCCCG
Coding sequences within it:
- a CDS encoding acetylornithine transaminase → MNAHDPAAAPAPAETVGAHESAPTWTERYTGAVMNTFGTPKRVLVRGEGSYVWDAEGRRYLDLLGGIAVNALGHAHPGLVAAVTEQLATLGHVSNFFATPAQVTLAERLLQVVTPGGAPAGSRVFLANSGAEANEAALKMTRRHRPGGRVLALEGAFHGRTMGALSLTHKAAYREPFEPLPGGVEFLPFGDLAALERALGDDVAAVFVEPVQGEAGVRPLPPGYLPAARELTTAAGALLVLDEVQSGTGRTGTWMAHHLPHVGGGVVPDVVTLAKGLGGGLPIGATVALGEHAAGLLGPGQHGTTFGGNPVSAAAALTVLDALADGLLKHVAEVGDLLRAKLAGLGNHGVAEVRGEGLLLAVGLTAPVAAAATEQLLEAGFIVNPVREDALRLAPPLILTAEEASSFIDALPGALDAAMAGAAS